In one Bombyx mori chromosome 4, ASM3026992v2 genomic region, the following are encoded:
- the LOC101738490 gene encoding protein Wnt-4: MRGSNVLSLLILCAVSIPATKNVNGSQPILQKTIEALFSDRSNIIYPGSCKLFIASKRQAKICTREKKFFEILTNAKKQAISACEESFQYDRWNCSLIYNGKAKKRIFNKIYRETAFIHALLAASLTHAVAKACASGELKSCSCVGSYRKNTTWKVNGCGDDFKQGKRMMKNFLDFNHAGNDQIAETLKQDVMIGVDSIGEQMREVCKCHGFSGSCTTKTCWKRLGPFNSAMGLLKKHYHHAVKKKLLNYTTKRAITPQAKKKMKSDEKYLVYLQKTPNLCVWTKGRTCKNRHNCATLCCGRGYLTTKKNVTSRCKCRMVNCCFVECDTCVKEAEIFTCK; encoded by the exons atgcgTGGTAGTAATGTTCTATCGTTGTTGATTTTGTGTGCCGTTTCTATACCAGCCACGAAAAATGTTAATGG ATCGCAACCAATTCTACAAAAGACGATTGAAGCTCTTTTCAGTGATCGCTCGAACATAATCTACCCGGGTTCATGTAAATTGTTTATAGCCTCGAAACGACAAGCGAAAATCTGTACGAGAGAAAAGAAATTTTTCGAGATTTTGACGAACGCGAAGAAACAGGCCATCAGCGCCTGCGAAGAGAGCTTCCAGTACGACAGATGGAACTGTTCACTAATATACAATGGGAAGGCGAAAAAGagaatttttaacaaaatctaTAGAGAGACCGCTTTCATTCACGCCCTGCTGGCGGCATCGTTGACTCATGCGGTCGCGAAAGCCTGCGCTTCCGGAGAGCTGAAGAGCTGCTCATGCGTCGGTAGCTACAGAAAGAACACCACATGGAAAGTCAACGGGTGCGGCGACGACTTCAAGCAAGGCAAGAGAATGATGAAGAACTTTCTGGATTTCAATCACGCCGGCAACGACCAAATCgctgaaacattaaaacaagatGTGATGATTGGTGTTGACTCCATCGGAGAGCAGATGAGGGAGGTGTGTAAATGCCACGGTTTTTCCGGTTCCTGCACAACGAAGACTTGCTGGAAGCGACTGGGGCCGTTCAACTCTGCCATGGGATTGTTAAAGAAGCACTACCATCATGCCGTGAAGAAGAAGCTATTGAATTACACGACCAAAAGAGCTATAACACCGCAAGCTAAGAAGAAAATGAAATCTGACGAGAAATACCTGGTTTATCTGCAGAAGACTCCAAATCTGTGCGTTTGGACCAAAGGTAGAACGTGTAAGAACAGACATAATTGTGCCACGCTGTGTTGCGGGAGGGGCTATTTGACTACCAAGAAGAATGTGACGTCGCGGTGCAAATGCAGGATGGTGAATTGTTGTTTCGTTGAGTGCGATACTTGTGTTAAAGAAGCGGAAATATTCACGTGTAAATAA